In one window of Fictibacillus phosphorivorans DNA:
- a CDS encoding 6-bladed beta-propeller, which produces MCVFARPTDLTVLKEGSFVVADGYRNHRIAKFNRDGKLEWQVNKLGKHLGEFNLPHGISSDDEENIYVADRNNARIQVFDHQGKPIANWNHKDIGRPFGKMIAQLLPFEIKQLVRKKLELRKIYLSMVNGQTKSNQSII; this is translated from the coding sequence ATGTGTGTATTCGCTCGACCTACAGATCTCACAGTCTTAAAGGAAGGTTCTTTTGTGGTTGCGGATGGTTACAGAAACCACCGGATAGCAAAGTTCAACCGTGACGGAAAGTTAGAGTGGCAAGTCAACAAGTTAGGTAAGCATTTAGGAGAATTTAACCTTCCCCATGGAATCAGTAGTGATGATGAAGAAAACATCTATGTAGCAGACCGGAACAATGCAAGGATTCAAGTGTTTGATCATCAGGGAAAACCGATCGCGAACTGGAACCACAAAGATATTGGAAGACCATTCGGTAAGATGATTGCTCAGCTCCTACCGTTTGAGATCAAGCAGCTCGTCCGAAAGAAGTTGGAGTTACGGAAGATCTATCTCAGTATGGTAAACGGTCAAACGAAAAGCAATCAATCTATCATTTAA